A stretch of Episyrphus balteatus chromosome 2, idEpiBalt1.1, whole genome shotgun sequence DNA encodes these proteins:
- the LOC129908228 gene encoding uncharacterized protein LOC129908228 isoform X3: MSWAPNRQPANMAKPPPSSLVPLQHLQPQQVGVVAVGSSSDHGSTGNFGSQAVWKPNFNQQQLMQPVQQPPPNNWATHPIGNVFQQKQENILAPMPQQTQQTQQQNNNWTPQDFHTPSTQRQQQPALPTSGYFLNQDNFNQPQQQYPVLQPAYPPPQQYQQQNVQQAVELPLATPVAPAVPVSYSRQSTQQMDNVQEASDYFDNKSSNTNDGWGDWDWNDNNLQQHQVQQQQVQQQQVQQQQVQQQEVQQQQLQQHQEQQQQLQQSLPVATSISGNLQNNNTSIDDSFRIESNDNWQWGQTVEKTQQNNNLGSDDHHQNSQKPPLQGHGENNAPQPSTNSSESIALIPPPQPQAPNLQPALVTLPQQIIHDSAVLVKPTNLPLNDVSSLPENTQSNNNIPSPVYVSQAKPVPKPPRQFASPPGTLSDTVNSIGPTTPPHAFQNRPEHQPATISAVQIPTSNPTLPPPMISNASSSSTASNNPFKRAGLPQHHRADIVAPPVNVQASNLVAPPAPFYASPPPPPEDFANPSVENHEVIAPDNSEILHENQEIAPNNDRNEYLQTSHLSEIGGGHADAAFNIETQEQYNESDDFPPPGLSRLVLGQPENESRQVPGTEDDSSLNIERQADGEDTDPTQLRSNFASSSDNNQNNALPSQIDITADRNLYLVPGESDAHEQRVVTGLENGSSTTVALLPIQVEQRELELDGENIEDQHQPQQPQQTSQHHHSHQHRPASPVQNVRDEALDGANSLDRQVQGSQNKNQEIGSNLTQETNLKDLSNISTGNDESDQRDRHYNKTRRGIADTDNKKRRSGHEAKENRYESEESEFSSDRERRRYREGSVRSERDRERDSKERKRRDKREREAGGERDRERYRGDDRENRYREKFYRDREGKQSGRYVGGRYDVDSKYETESSTRHERRRGGDRGDRSDRVDREAYEEYRRYRKYDPREERGGHDRRGGPRVDGDRRRTDREYREERDTRRHKETREKPRIEYEEYRKASSRNARESDIEKDSRIREKDPRYAGHSMYGGYSGYGYDPYAAYYYEQMVRTNPQAYSEWYKKYYGQAPAPESITNNGRESVHSGRSSANNEKDRPDNLSHNLVDAPNSSTQEDPQRLTPHKFTIDHPIVSLGPGLMVTVKPNYSQSGITNVVKIFRMGCNDATNKLFQSFPGPLIRGLTHKKTIIEFCEDQIRLGPHSAINPSRQNSTNSLSVVGQPNKPSFTLMWNLLILLLRQNGMVVGTDIAELLIKNQQQFPYESAQNSVASNSNLRESLQSDEQRKSKENTPSEPIQDEDESSADESDEQTSKTSSLSEDEITEKFRNYLLYGNVNEALEWATDKNLWGHALFLASKVDRRSHANVMMKFANKLSLNDPLQTLYQLMSGRTPSSVTSVQDEKWGDWRPHLSMILSNTSQKPELDRKAITTLGDSLFNRGDLFAAHFCYLMAQVGFSKYPEERSDTISSQNLVRLVLLGSSHQKEFEEFATNESIMMTEVYEYACSLNDDKFSLVEFQPYKLLLATRMLDYGYQLKCLMYMEQISLHIKRDPSKYEALFINQVYELADRLKYYDPVLEKSMDEIMADGEDHNNDVPFDEQPWLQELRSLAIEHTVQPNSQDINEDYQQTSNVIDQQFAEINRQFNELNLQYDNTNTLIQDQHQQLPSQTDPTQVQYIPQPDGSQISQTNEQIYPQFYNPMDGQTTHDVASEGITNVNGYMQPTQEPYQQPSIQSNYDRENNQAYTSYGQDEQQQYWSNQANIQNDELEDKSNSKSTSQSDNSDSMSSTTKTNSLYINGPQNTLTTSNHLISKSQNKLLESPKHLMVESTKLQQKQNLKSVSLVPVERNFKKLQQNDSPTIRKQNSPNTLGSGTKQKPLKQQQPYNINTDTARPTISMPNSQSQKSGSYDEDSQPGDSKQSDAKRTGNQGSSAAGPKADSKNSSKGGHSSSQNSGWFGGIWNKLSLKPKNQMILPDDKNPAIVWDPEKKKWVNTDGEEQNEESLKPPPKMSDLVPKVMQNLSVSQVQQQHQQALPHEEASQQLIQTMPTRSLDPVQTFNAAPAFVAPTLGEPTKPPSLQSNMFKMQRNRTLKNSYVDVFNPSGAPPKPTEQVLAPALPPAAVPSGGFFVPGAAPNDGGYQQQQQPTQDGAPQFYNPNQFGGYQQ, from the exons GCGGTTTGGAAGCCAAACTTTAATCAGCAACAACTCATGCAACCAGTTCAGCAACCTCCACCAAACAATTGGGCTACACATCCAATTGGCAATGTCTTTCAACAAAAGCAAGAAAACATTTTGGCTCCCATGCCTCAACAAACTCAACAAACtcaacaacaaaacaataacTGGACCCCACAAGATTTTCATACGCCCTCAACTCAACGACAACAACAACCAGCTTTGCCTACATCAGGATATTTTCTGAATCAAGACAATTTTAATCAACCGCAACAACAGTACCCTGTGTTGCAACCGGCGTATCCACCCCCACAGCAATATCAACAGCAAAATGTTCAGCAAGCTGTTGAATTACCACTTGCTACTCCAGTGGCACCTGCTGTTCCTGTAAGCTATTCGCGTCAAAGCACACAGCAGATGGATAACGTGCAGGAAGCATCCGATTATTTTGATAACAAGTCTAGCAACACTAATGATGGCTGGGGTGATTGGGATTGGAATGATAATAATCTTCAACAGCATCAGGTACAGCAACAACAAGTTCAGCAACAGCAGGTACAGCAACAACAGGTACAGCAACAGGAGGTGCAACAACAACAGTTACAACAACATCAagaacagcaacaacaactacaacaatCGCTCCCAGTTGCAACTTCTATATCAGGAAACTTGCAAAACAACAATACCAGCATTGACGACAGTTTTCGCATTGAATCGAATGATAACTGGCAATGGGGGCAAACTGTAGAAAAAACccaacaaaataataacctgGGCTCTGATGACCACCACCAGAATTCCCAAAAACCTCCACTACAAGGACATGGCGAAAATAATGCACCTCAACCATCAACGAATAGTTCGGAGTCGATTGCATTAATTCCTCCACCACAACCACAGGCCCCCAACCTACAGCCTGCGTTGGTCACACTTCCGCAGCAAATAATACATGATTCGGCAGTTCTTGTCAAACCAACTAATCTTCCTCTAAACGATGTATCAAGCTTACCAGAGAACACACAGTCTAACAATAACATACCGAGTCCAGTTTATGTTTCACAAGCTAAGCCCGTTCCAAAGCCCCCACGCCAATTTGCCAGTCCTCCTGGTACATTAAGCGATACCGTGAATTCTATCGGGCCCACAACGCCACCACACGCATTTCAAAATCGACCAGAACATCAGCCAGCTACTATTTCAGCGGTTCAAATACCAACTTCAAATCCAACACTGCCTCCTCCGATGATAAGTAATGCTTCATCGTCTTCCACGGCATCCAACAACCCTTTCAAAAGGGCTGGATTACCACAACACCACCGAGCGGATATTGTTGCACCACCAGTCAATGTACAAGCATCCAATTTAGTAGCTCCACCAGCTCCTTTTTATGCCTCTCCTCCACCACCTCCTGAAGATTTTGCAAATCCTTCTGTGGAAAATCACGAGGTAATTGCTCCCGATAACTCTGAAATATTGCATGAAAATCAAGAAATAGCACCCAACAACGATCGCAACGAATATCTTCAGACCAGTCATTTATCTGAAATTGGTGGTGGGCATGCTGATGCTGCATTTAATATTGAAACGCAAGAACAATATAATGAATCAGATGACTTTCCTCCTCCAGGACTGTCGAGATTAGTTTTAGGTCAGCCAGAAAATGAATCTCGCCAAGTTCCTGGAACAGAAGATGACAGCAGTTTGAATATTGAGCGCCAAGCTGATGGAGAAGATACCGACCCAACACAATTGAGATCTAACTTTGCTTCGTCCTCCGATAATAACCAAAACAATGCTTTGCCAAGTCAAATTGACATTACTGCGGATCGAAATTTGTATTTAGTTCCAGGTGAAAGTGATGCTCATGAACAGCGAGTTGTTACTGGTCTAGAAAATGGCTCTTCAACCACTGTTGCACTACTTCCCATTCAAGTTGAGCAGAGGGAACTTGAATTAGATGGAGAAAATATTGAAGATCAACACCAACCACAGCAGCCTCAGCAAACCTCGCAGCATCATCATTCCCATCAACATCGACCTGCAAGTCCTGTGCAAAATGTTCGCGATGAAGCCCTTGATGGAGCCAACAGCCTCGACCGTCAAGTACAAGGGAGCCAAAATAAGAATCAAGAAATTGGATCAAATTTGACTCaggaaacaaatttaaaagatCTTTCTAACATCTCCACtggaaatgacgaaagcgaCCAACGCGATCGTCATTACAATAAAACTCGGCGAGGAATAGCTGATACTGACAACAAAAAACGTCGTTCTGGTCACGAAGCAAAAGAAAATCGATACGAAAGCGAAGAATCAGAGTTTTCTAGTGATAGAGAACGACGCCGATATCGTGAGGGTAGCGTGCGCAGCGAACGGGATAGGGAAAGGGATAGCAAGGAGCGCAAAAGACGTGACAAACGTGAAAGGGAAGCTGGGGGCGAACGCGATCGGGAACGTTATAGAGGTGATGATCGTGAAAACAGATATCGAGAAAAATTCTACCGTGATCGTGAGGGTAAACAAAGTGGTCGATATGTTGGTGGTCGTTATGATGTTGATTCAAAATATGAAACAGAAAGTTCAACTCGCCACGAACGCCGAAGAGGTGGAGACCGTGGAGATAGATCTGATCGTGTTGATCGTGAGGCGTACGAAGAGTACCGAAGATATCGCAAATACGACCCTCGCGAAGAACGTGGCGGCCACGACAGACGTGGAGGACCTCGTGTAGATGGAGATAGACGTCGAACCGATAGGGAATACCGAGAAGAACGCGATACGCGTCGCCACAAGGAAACGCGCGAAAAACCTCGCATTGAATACGAAGAATATCGTAAGGCAAGCAGTCGCAACGCAAGAGAAAGTGATATTGAAAAAGATTCTCGTATACGCGAAAAAGATCCCCGCTATGCTGGTCATAGCATGTATGGTGGATACTCTGGATATGGATATGATCCGTATGCAGCCTATTATTATGAACAGATGGTAAGGACAAATCCACAGGCATACTCCGAATGGTACAAAAAGTACTATGGACAAGCCCCAGCACCCGAATCGATAACTAACAACGGCAGAGAATCGGTTCATTCAGGGCGAAGCTCAGCAAATAATGAGAAAGATCg GCCAGATAATTTGTCACATAATTTAGTTGATGCTCCAAATTCATCAACCCAAGAAGATCCTCAACGACTAACGCCACATAAATTTACGATCGACCATCCAATTGTTTCACTGGGACCAGGTTTAATGGTCACTGTAAAACCCAATTACTCTCAAAGCGGAATAACAAATGTTGTGAAGATTTTTAGAATGGGTTGTAATGATGCAACTAATAAACTGTTTCAATCGTTCCCTGGTCCACTGATCCGTGGTCTTACACACAAGAAGACTATAATAGAATTTTGTGAGGACCAGATTCGCCTCGGACCACATTCGGCTATTAATCCTTCACGACAAAATTCAACAAACAGCCTGTCTGTGGTAGGACAACCGAATAAGCCATCATTCACTTTAATGTGGAATTTATTGATTCTTTTATTGCGGCAAAATGGC ATGGTTGTTGGAACTGATATAGCAGAGcttcttattaaaaatcaacaacaGTTTCCATATGAGAGTGCACAAAATTCTGTGGCTTCAAATTCAAATCTACGTGAATCTCTGCAATCAGATGAACAGCGAAAATCTAAAGAGAACACCCCGAGTGAGCCAATACAGGATGAAGATGAATCATCAGCAGACGAATCAGATGAACAAACATCAAAAACGTCTTCGCTTAGTGAAGATGAAATAACCGAAAAGTTCCGAAACTATTTACTCTATGGAAATGTTAACGAAGCCTTAGAATGGGCAACAGACAAAAACCTCTGGGGACATGCATTGTTCTTAGCGTCAAAAGTTGATAGACGCTCACACGCAAACGTCATGATGAAATTTGCAAACAAACTCTCGTTGAACGATCCTCTTCAAACATTGTATCAACTGATGAGTGGCCGTACACCATCGAGTGTAACCAGTGTTCAGGATGAGAAATGGGGAGACTGGCGTCCACATTTGTCAATGATTTTATCCAACACTTCACAAAAACCAGAATTGGATAGGAAAGCAATTACAACGCTCGGCGATTCACTTTTCAATCGTGGAGATCTGTTTGCGGCtcatttttgctatttaatggCTCAAGTTGGCTTTAGCAAATATCCAGAGGAACGAAGTGATACAATTTCATCACAGAATTTGGTTAG ACTAGTTCTTCTAGGATCttcacatcaaaaagaattcgAAGAATTTGCGACAAACGAATCAATTATGATGACTGAGGTCTACGAATATGCATGTTCTTTAAACGATGACAAATTTTCTCTTGTGGAGTTCCAG ccTTACAAATTGTTGCTTGCTACTCGAATGCTAGATTATGGATACCAACTAAAGTGTTTAATGTATATGGAACAAATTTCTTTGCATATAAAACGAGATCCATCGAAATATGAGGCATTGTTTATCAATCAG GTGTATGAACTTGCTGATCGTTTGAAGTACTACGATCCAGTCCTTGAAAAGTCGATGGATGAAATAATGGCCGATGGTGAAGATCATAATAATGATGTGCCTTTTGATGAACAACCTTGGCTACAAGAGCTTCGTTCATTAGCCATTGAACATACG GTTCAACCTAATTCCCAAGATATTAATGAAGACTACCAGCAGACATCGAATGTAATTGATCAGCAATTTGCAGAAATTAATCGTCAGTTTAACGAGCTTAATTTGCAATATGATAATACGAATACATTGATACAAGACCAGCATCAGCAACTTCCATCTCAAACAGATCCAACGCAAGTGCAATATATTCCTCAACCAGATGGTAGCCAAATTTCTCAAACAAATGAGCAGATATATCCACAATTTTACAACCCAATGGATGGTCAAACAACACATGATGTTGCTTCGGAAGGAATAACGAATGTTAATGGATATATGCAACCGACACAGGAACCATACCAACAACCATCGATACAATCAAATTACGACCGGGAAAACAATCAAGCATATACATCGTATGGTCAAGACGAACAGCAACAATATTGGTCAAATCAGGCTAATATACAAAACGATGAG CTTGAGGACAAAAGTAACTCAAAATCAACTTCACAATCAGATAACTCCGATTCAATGAGTAGTACAACTAAAACCAACTCATTATACATAAACGGTCCTCAAAACACATTAACCACATCCAACCATTTGATTTCAAAATCTCAAAACAAATTATTGGAATCCCCGAAACATTTAATGGTGGAATCAACGAAGTTGCAGCAAAAGCAAAATTTGAAAAGCGTCAGCTTAGTACCAGTTGaaagaaactttaaaaaactgcAACAAAATGACTCACCGACCATACGTAAACAAAATTCTCCAAATACTCTTGGTTcgggaacaaaacaaaaaccactAAAACAACAGCAGCCTTATAATATAAACACAGAT aCCGCACGTCCAACAATATCGATGCCAAATTCACAATCACAAAAATCTGGATCATACGATGAAGACTCCCAGCCAGGCGACTCCAAACAAAGTGATGCAAAGAGGACAGGTAATCAGGGATCATCTGCTGCAGGACCAAAGGCTGATtcgaaaaattcttcaaaagg tggACATAGTTCTAGCCAAAATTCTGGATGGTTTGGTGGCATATGGAATAAACTCTCTTTGAAACCTAAAAATCAAATGATTTTGCCTGATGACAAAAATCCAGCTATTGTGTGGGACCCAGAGAAAAAGAAATGGGTAAACACAGATGGCGAAGAACAAAATGAAGAAAGCTTAAAACCGCCGCCAAAAATGAGTGATCTTGTGCCCAAAGTAATGCAGAATTTATCAGTGTCACAAGTACAGCAGCAACACCAACAAGCGCTGCCACATGAGGAAGCTTCACAGCAACTGATTCAGACAATGCCAACGCGAAGTCTAGATCCTGTACAGACATTTAATGCGGCACCTGCATTTGTTGCCCCAACACTTGGTGAACCAACGAAACCACCAAGCTTGCAATCGAACATGTTTAAGATGCAAAGAAATAGAA caCTGAAAAACTCGTATGTTGATGTATTTAATCCATCTGGTGCGCCACCGAAACCGACAGAACAAGTTCTAGCGCCAGCCCTACCGCCTGCTGCCGTTCCATCTGGCGGTTTCTTTGTCCCAGGAGCTGCTCCTAATGACGGTGGATATCAACAGCAGCAACAGCCTACACAAGAT ggagcCCCTCAATTCTATAATCCTAATCAATTCGGTGGTtatcaacaataa